In the Malaya genurostris strain Urasoe2022 chromosome 1, Malgen_1.1, whole genome shotgun sequence genome, one interval contains:
- the LOC131427922 gene encoding kelch-like protein 40: protein MNDSSDMDSLHKIMGSSDSMTECRMNMVNNQFMSDIVLIVGIGKQKQRIFCHKIFLITASKYFATMFSSGFKETSMKEITLEDADSTCFLEILRFVYSTRMDITLENVQEICNLSERFLLPDVLVHASEFLLKTVTEQNVLQILQLNRLCKFENVDARCLDIITRNPMLYFEEDSITSLDIDSLELIFKARRINCSDSQLLVVLEKWKKFGNADQIQSKAKAETKLKAIIENTPRSLRCNTLHCFGSIADDGHENYMKSMGFSIKSKNPIFLLGLGIYLESKHSKISVSARIDIFKLFNFEHDELVTASGELSTENSNTANILDVFLPCTKLLPQNYYKIGLSEEAVCMKQASCRHDKIKVEFSQGRSFLAYFLYMDCN, encoded by the exons ATGAACGATTCTTCTGATATGGACAG CCTGCACAAGATTATGGGCTCATCTGATTCAATGACGGAGTGCCGAATGAACATGGTCAACAACCAATTTATGTCCGATATTGTTCTAATTGTCGGCATAGGCAAGCAAAAGCAGCGAATTTTttgtcacaaaatatttttgataaccgcttcaaaatattttgccaCCATGTTCTCAAGTGGCTTCAAGGAGACCAGTATGAAGGAAATCACATTGGAAGATGCAGATTCAACGTgctttttagaaattttacgCTTCGTTTACTCTACCAGGATGGATATTACGTTAGAAAACGTGCAGGAGATATGcaatctttctgaaaggttcTTGTTGCCGGATGTTTTGGTACATGCATCCGAATTCCTGTTGAAAACTGTTACTGAACAAAACGTGTTGCAGATTCTGCAACTAAACCGTCTATGCAAATTCGAGAATGTTGATGCGCGTTGTTTGGATATAATTACACGAAATCCTATGTTATACTTTGAAGAGGATAGTATCACCTCACTCGATATCGATTCATTGGAACTAATCTTTAAAGCGAGACGCATTAACTGTTCGGATTCTCAATTATTGGTAGTAttagaaaaatggaagaagtttGGTAACGCCGATCAAATTCAATCGAAAGCTAAAGCAGAAACGAAATTGAAAGCCATTATTGAGAATACTCCTCGATCATTGAGATGTAACACATTGCATTGTTTTGGAAGCATAGCAGATGATGGACATGAAAACTATATGAAAAGTATGGGTTTCAGCATCAAATCGAAAAATCCAATATTCTTGCTAGGTTTGGGAATATACTTAGAGTCGAAACACAGCAAAATTTCGGTTTCTGCCAGAATTGATATATTTAAACTATTCAACTTCGAACATGATGAACTTGTAACCGCATCTGGCGAATTGTCGACTGAGAATTCAAACACAGCTAACATACTTGATGTGTTTTTACCTTGTACTAAATTATTACCACAGAATTATTACAAGATTGGCTTGTCGGAGGAAGCGGTTTGCATGAAGCAAGCATCATGTAGGCATGATAAAATTAAAGTAGAATTCAGTCAGGGTCGCAGTTTCTTGGCATATTTTCTGTACATGGATTGTAATTAG